The Mus pahari unplaced genomic scaffold, PAHARI_EIJ_v1.1 scaffold_10306_1, whole genome shotgun sequence region atctcctggcttctttctttttacatttaggTACAGAAGAATCACAGATGAGAGAGTCATGGTTCTGTACCTGGGATATTTCCATGGCAACAAAAGTTCCAAAGAAATAGCAAGGCAGCTTCAGAGGAAGTTAGCATGAGAATTTGATTAGTATCAAGAAGGATGCAGACATGATACATTCTGATTAATGCTATTACTCAGGAAAGttaaaaaatctaaatgaatGGAGAGCTGCTGAAGATGTTGGTGGACCACTGAGGCATGTCAAGTCAGTCAGCTGAGAGGAGAGTGGACAGTGATCAAGTGCAGCAGGGCAGAACTCACTCCAAAGCCACCTCTGAGGTCCAGGCAGAGGCTCTTCATCATGGCTCTGCTTTGCTTCTTGACATCTCCACCATGTTTTCAGCTGTCTCAGGAGTGTCCTGCAGTGCCCTCTGGAGAACCACTTTGAGGGTCTGTTGCTTCAACCGATGCCTGAAGGAGCCCACGAAGAAGTAAATGATGGGGTTGGCACAGCTGTTAATAGCAGTCAGGACACGTGTTGCCTGATAAAGTTTAAGCTCAGATATAGTAAAAACATAGTTAATCTGGTTTAACAGGAACCAGTATAAGCCAAAGGACAACCCGCAGAGGAGAAAAACCAAAATGGTCAGCATGATGGTCACATACAATCTGGTAAGCTTCATCCGCCCAGCGCCACAGAACAACCTGGCCAGTAGAGCCAGGCTGTGTAGACAGAGGACCACAAGCAAAATCATCAGGTATGCAGCATTAAAGTAGCTCGAAACCAGACACCCATAGACATTTACATATTTGGTATCTAAGAGACTGCAGAAATACCTATTCTGAATGCATACCAACAGGGACAGGACCCAGAT contains the following coding sequences:
- the LOC110315061 gene encoding mas-related G-protein coupled receptor member A6-like; protein product: MAPTTTNTTNETISRNINISTLIPNLMISIFGLVGLTGNAIVFWLLGFRLRRNVFTVYILNLALADFLFLFCHIISVPMFLLKFFSHNSMFLRCFYTFMVVLYIMGLSILSAISTEHCLSVLCPIWYHCLRPEHTSTVMCAAIWVLSLLVCIQNRYFCSLLDTKYVNVYGCLVSSYFNAAYLMILLVVLCLHSLALLARLFCGAGRMKLTRLYVTIMLTILVFLLCGLSFGLYWFLLNQINYVFTISELKLYQATRVLTAINSCANPIIYFFVGSFRHRLKQQTLKVVLQRALQDTPETAENMVEMSRSKAEP